The following proteins are encoded in a genomic region of Amphiura filiformis chromosome 18, Afil_fr2py, whole genome shotgun sequence:
- the LOC140138985 gene encoding amino acid transporter heavy chain SLC3A1-like: protein MIKISPDSISGFEVYRLIHDWIANIPDGAWPNWVCCWKELNRDKVRSPMQWDTSVNAGFSTANYTWLPVNQNYKHASNVQVQLEDPFSTLRFFKRTLQLRKTFLAFHTNTLIYSFVSYEVFSFWRIPDRESVSSSSFLIAINFSNKSIVADYVNDFMPADVNLNTTYGRIKISSSMTRNEEIVDLKMLHLSPGEALVIQSYAIRTKTRRDFKHALFYIALFALCAVYIVTSRT, encoded by the exons ATGATCAAAATATCTCCTGACAGCATATCAGGCTTTGAAGTTTATCGTCTTATACATGATTGGATTGCCAACATTCCCGATGGCGCTTGGCCCAATTGGGTG TGTTGTTGGAAGGAACTAAATCGTGACAAAGTTCGTTCACCTATGCAGTGGGATACCAGTGTCAATGCTGGATTCAGCACAGCAAATTATACATGGCTACCTGTCAACCAGAATTACAAACACGCTAGTAATGTTCAG GTTCAGCTAGAAGACCCATTTTCAACATTACGTTTCTTTAAAAGGACGTTACAACTTCGCAAGACATTCCTGGCATTCCACACCAATACACTAATATATTCCTTCGTAAGCTACGAAGTGTTCTCCTTCTGGCGAATCCCTGACAGAGAAAGTGTCAGCAGTAGTTCATTTTTAATTGCTATCAATTTCAGTAATAAGTCAATTGTGGCTGACTATGTAAATGATTTCATGCCTGCTGACGTTAATTTGAATACCACATACGGACGAATCAAGATTAGTTCCAGTATGACTCGCAATGAAGAGATTGTAGATTTGAAAATGTTGCATCTATCACCGGGAGAGGCGCTCGTCATTCAATCATACGCAATCAGGACAAAGACAAGGCGTGACTTCAAACATGCCTTGTTTTATATTGCTTTATTTGCGTTATGTGCTGTatacattgttacgagtcgtacttga